CCAACGTCGATACCGAGGGCTACAGCCGACAGGTGCTTCTTCTCGAAGAAGCCATGTCCATCAATTATTCGCCCGGGCAGTTGGGGACAGGCGTTCTGGCCACGCAGGTGGTGCGGCTGTTCGACAAGTTCATCGAATTGCAATACCTGGACAAGTCCTCCACGGCGTCGAGCTACGAGGCCGCCTACGGCGCCCTGCAAAGCGTGGAGGCCCTGTTCAACGAATCCAATACCAGCGGCGTCAGCTCCGCCCTGTCCCAGTTCCTCTCCGATCTGCAGGAACTGACCTTGAGTCCCCAAGACAGCGCCGTTCGGCAGGTGATCGTCGACGACGCGGAAAATCTTCTGAGCATGATCGGCCAGATGGATGCCGATCTGGCCTCCATTCAAAGCCAGATGGAAGACTACATCTCCCAGGATGTGGACCGCATCAACGATCTGGCCCAGGAGATCGCCGATCTCAACGCCCAGATCAATCAGAATACCGTGGAAGGCTCCAACAATCCCAACGCCCTCTACGATCTGCGCGACGTCAAGATTCGCGAACTGGCCTCCATCGTGGACATCCAGTACATCGACAACGGCTACGGAGACATCACCCTCATGACCAAGGCCGGCCACACCATTGTGGACGGCACCTCGACCTTCAAGTTCACGTTCGAGCAGGGAAAGACCACCCAGCAGCTCACCCAGTCCTCCACCTTCGACGGCCAGGCCTACTACGACGGAAACGACGAATATGAATACACCCTGCAGGTGGTGGATGCCGGGAGCGTGACCAGCGGGGCCGGGGCCGCTACCTTCCGGGTGTCCCTGGACGGCGGCAAGACCTGGCTCAAGGACGACAACGGCGACGACATCCTCTATTCCGCCCGTCCCGAGGACGGCAAGGTGCAGATCGGAGAACTGGAAGTCTGGTTCGGCTCAAGCAGCAATCCCGACGATCCCCCGGCCGACGGCAATCTGAGCGCAGGGGACAGCTTTACCCTGGTCCCCAAAAAGGCCATCTACTGGTACAAGGCGGCAGGCACGGCCATAAACGTCACCCCCCAGACCTATGCCAACGGCACCGAGAACACCTCGCGCATCACCGGCGGCTCCCTGGAGGGCTATTGCACCGTGCGCGACGTCAACGTCAGCGCCTACCGGGACCGTCTGGCGGCCTTTACCGAAAGCCTGGTGTGGGAAGTCAACAGCATCCATTCCCAGGGCGCGGGCCTTTCCGCCTTCAGCTACGCCATGGGGTCGTATG
Above is a genomic segment from Desulfolutivibrio sulfodismutans DSM 3696 containing:
- the flgK gene encoding flagellar hook-associated protein FlgK, whose product is MPGISSVLNIAQSGLRASQLAIEVTGNNIANVDTEGYSRQVLLLEEAMSINYSPGQLGTGVLATQVVRLFDKFIELQYLDKSSTASSYEAAYGALQSVEALFNESNTSGVSSALSQFLSDLQELTLSPQDSAVRQVIVDDAENLLSMIGQMDADLASIQSQMEDYISQDVDRINDLAQEIADLNAQINQNTVEGSNNPNALYDLRDVKIRELASIVDIQYIDNGYGDITLMTKAGHTIVDGTSTFKFTFEQGKTTQQLTQSSTFDGQAYYDGNDEYEYTLQVVDAGSVTSGAGAATFRVSLDGGKTWLKDDNGDDILYSARPEDGKVQIGELEVWFGSSSNPDDPPADGNLSAGDSFTLVPKKAIYWYKAAGTAINVTPQTYANGTENTSRITGGSLEGYCTVRDVNVSAYRDRLAAFTESLVWEVNSIHSQGAGLSAFSYAMGSYAVADADTALGSRSSGLVFGDRLSSGVSSMYFYDAATGKLASAASFGFIDFDPVASGAQPFDPSVHSLNDVVDAINNTFGTFCTAQVINGALSVTADTGYTFAFGEDSTGLYAALGINTFFTGSTPTDAAVNTVVANDTNFLNAGHVNGAGELNTGDNTTALSLAGLSTKKVTISTFAGGDTSQTLSGYYNSLVGLVGVDTQNAEYNYLYQSALADELASRQDSVSAVSLDEEMSNLIRFQQSYQAAAKLISTADEMFQTILGMKS